In Hippoglossus stenolepis isolate QCI-W04-F060 chromosome 13, HSTE1.2, whole genome shotgun sequence, a single genomic region encodes these proteins:
- the LOC118120574 gene encoding C-X-C chemokine receptor type 4, whose product MQFDISYEMDNGTDNISEESGDYDLFLQEPCGSLLSSNFNKIFLPTVYGIIFILGVIGNGLVVVVMGYQKKVKTMTDKYRLHLSVADLLFVLTLPFWAVDAAKTWYFGSFLCVSVHMIYTVNLYSSVLILAFISFDRYLAVVRATNSQAMRKLLANRVIYLGVWLPAAILTVPDMVFARLQETGSSNYHFTDESMETGESRTICQRIYPQESNNIWAAAFRFEQILVGFLLPGLVILICYCIIIAKLSQGAKAQALKRRALKTTVILIVCFFSCWLPYCIGIFLDALMTLNVIVPSCELQQAVEMWISITEALAYFHCCLNPILYAFLGVKFKKSARSALTVSSRSSQKTTLMTKKRGPISSVSTESESSSVLSS is encoded by the coding sequence ttCGACATTTCATACGAGATGGACAACGGCACTGACAACATCTCGGAGGAGTCCGGAGATTATGACCTGTTTCTCCAGGAGCCATGTGGGAGCTTGTTGAGCAGCAACTTCAACAAGATCTTCCTCCCCACCGTTTATGGAATAATCTTCATCCTGGGCGTCATTGGTAATGGATTAGTCGTTGTGGTGATGGGCTACCAGAAAAAGGTCAAAACCATGACGGACAAGTACCGGCTCCATCTCTCTGTGGCCGACCTCCTCTTCGTGCTCACGCTGCCCTTCTGGGCCGTGGACGCAGCCAAAACCTGGTATTTTGGaagtttcctgtgtgtttctgtgcacatGATCTACACAGTCAACCTGTACAGCAGCGTGCTGATCCTGGCGTTCATCAGCTTTGACAGATACTTGGCAGTGGTGCGGGCCACTAACAGCCAAGCCATGAGGAAGCTGCTTGCGAACAGAGTGATCTACTTGGGAGTGTGGCTTCCTGCGGCCATCCTGACTGTGCCCGACATGGTGTTTGCCCGGCTGCAGGAGACGGGGTCTTCAAACTACcacttcacagatgagagcatgGAGACTGGAGAATCCAGGACTATCTGCCAGCGTATCTACCCACAGGAAAGCAACAATATATGGGCCGCCGCATTCCGCTTCGAGCAGATCCTGGTGGGCTTCCTACTGCCCGGCCTGGTCATCCTCATCTGCTACTGCATCATCATCGCCAAGCTGTCGCAAGGTGCCAAGGCCCAGGCTCTGAAGAGGAGGGCGCTCAAGACCACGGTCATCCTCATCGTGTGTTTCTTCTCCTGCTGGCTCCCGTACTGCATTGGCATCTTCTTGGACGCGCTCATGACTCTGAACGTGATCGTTCCCTCCTGTGAGCTGCAACAAGCGGTGGAGATGTGGATTTCTATCACAGAGGCGCTGGCCTATTTCCACTGCTGCCTGAACCCCATCCTCTACGCCTTCCTGGGAGTAAAGTTTAAGAAATCCGCCAGGAGCGCTCTGACCGTGAGCAGCAGGTCAAGTCAGAAAACGACTCTTATGACTAAAAAGCGAGGTCCGATTTCATCTGTGTCGACCGAGTCTGAGTCTTCAAGTGTTTTGTCAAGTTAA